One window of Phycodurus eques isolate BA_2022a chromosome 8, UOR_Pequ_1.1, whole genome shotgun sequence genomic DNA carries:
- the im:7152348 gene encoding E3 ubiquitin-protein ligase TRIM23, which translates to MVLCGEGDCGVCLLAFSRAERVPRLLHCHHTFCQACLEAMAAPSAPGGLGSPLSVRCPLCRRVTCVRRGLSLREALWVDSERWERIPSDKEDEDEGGTRDDQVEVPQASLRAECIASSNKLKFRSFFRKFTLTKRPRERIVPSSNVEMKSWRRLSSEETL; encoded by the exons ATGGTGCTGTGCGGCGAGGGCGACTGTGGCGTTTGCCTGCTGGCCTTCTCCCGGGCGGAGCGCGTCCCTCGGCTGCTGCACTGCCACCACACCTTCTGCCAGGCCTGCCTGGAGGCCATGGCGGCGCCTTCGGCACCGGGAGGCCTCGGGTCGCCGCTGAGCGTGCGCTGCCCGCTGTGTCGCCGCGTCACGTGCGTGCGGCGGGGCCTCAGCCTCCGGGAAGCGCTGTGGGTGGACAGCGAGCGGTGGGAGCGCATCCCAAGCGACAAGGAAGACGAAGACGAAGGCGGGACGAGAGACGACCAAGTCGAGGTGCCGCAGGCCTCGCTCCGAGCAGAATG CATTGCCTCCAGCAACAAGCTCAAGTTCCGCTCCTTCTTCCGCAAGTTTACGCTGACCAAGAGACCTCGAGAGAGGATCGTGCCCAGCAGTAATGT ggAAATGAAATCCTGGCGCAGGCTCTCCAGCGAAGAGACATTATGA
- the rab6ba gene encoding RAB6B, member RAS oncogene family a isoform X2, with protein MNSCMDFFSPLNKATIGIDFLSKTMYLEDRTVRLQLWDTAGQERFRSLIPSYIRDSTVAVVVYDITNVNSFQQTSKWIDDVRTERGSDVIIMLVGNKTDLADKRQISIEEGEQRAKELSVMFIETSAKTGHNVKQLFRRVASSLPGIESVQETGKQGMIDIKLDKAQEPQTNEAGCSC; from the exons ATGAACTCTTGTATGGATTTCTTCTCTCCGCTAAACAAGGCAACAATCGGAATTGACTTCCTGTCGAAAACCATGTACCTGGAGGACCGAACG GTGCGGTTGCAGCTCTGGGACACTGCGGGACAAGAGCGCTTCAGGAGCCTCATCCCGAGCTACATACGAGACTCCACGGTGGCCGTGGTCGTCTACGACATTACAA ACGTGAATTCCTTCCAGCAGACGTCCAAATGGATTGACGACGTGCGGACGGAGAGAGGAAGTGACGTTATCATCATGCTGGTGGGCAACAAAACAGACCTGGCAGACAAGAG GCAAATTAGCATCGAGGAAGGCGAGCAGCGGGCTAAAGAGCTCAGCGTCATGTTCATCGAGACCAGCGCCAAGACGGGCCACAACGTCAAACAG CTGTTCCGCCGCGTGGCCTCCTCTCTTCCCGGCATCGAGAGCGTGCAGGAGACTGGCAAACAAGGCA TGATTGACATCAAGCTGGACAAAGCTCAGGAGCCGCAGACGAACGAGGCTGGCTGCTCCTGTTAA
- the rab6ba gene encoding RAB6B, member RAS oncogene family a isoform X1, protein MSVTGDFGNPLRKFKLVFLGEQSVGKTSLITRFMYDSFDSTYQATIGIDFLSKTMYLEDRTVRLQLWDTAGQERFRSLIPSYIRDSTVAVVVYDITNVNSFQQTSKWIDDVRTERGSDVIIMLVGNKTDLADKRQISIEEGEQRAKELSVMFIETSAKTGHNVKQLFRRVASSLPGIESVQETGKQGMIDIKLDKAQEPQTNEAGCSC, encoded by the exons ATGTCCGTGACCGGCGACTTCGGGAACCCTTTAAGGAAATTCAAGCTCGTCTTTTTAGGAGAGCAGAGCG TGGGAAAGACATCGCTGATCACTCGCTTCATGTACGACAGCTTTGACAGCACGtaccag GCAACAATCGGAATTGACTTCCTGTCGAAAACCATGTACCTGGAGGACCGAACG GTGCGGTTGCAGCTCTGGGACACTGCGGGACAAGAGCGCTTCAGGAGCCTCATCCCGAGCTACATACGAGACTCCACGGTGGCCGTGGTCGTCTACGACATTACAA ACGTGAATTCCTTCCAGCAGACGTCCAAATGGATTGACGACGTGCGGACGGAGAGAGGAAGTGACGTTATCATCATGCTGGTGGGCAACAAAACAGACCTGGCAGACAAGAG GCAAATTAGCATCGAGGAAGGCGAGCAGCGGGCTAAAGAGCTCAGCGTCATGTTCATCGAGACCAGCGCCAAGACGGGCCACAACGTCAAACAG CTGTTCCGCCGCGTGGCCTCCTCTCTTCCCGGCATCGAGAGCGTGCAGGAGACTGGCAAACAAGGCA TGATTGACATCAAGCTGGACAAAGCTCAGGAGCCGCAGACGAACGAGGCTGGCTGCTCCTGTTAA